In one window of Haloarcula halophila DNA:
- a CDS encoding metal ABC transporter solute-binding protein, Zn/Mn family, with protein sequence MFVAGHNAFQYLGQRYGFEVQTLTGLSPDDQPTPKDIERAQEIIAEHDLQYVCADPLESQTAANQLVEETDATEVLPLTPIPGQTQEWADEDWGYVEIMENINLETLKQALDAE encoded by the coding sequence GTGTTTGTCGCGGGTCACAACGCCTTCCAGTATCTCGGCCAGCGCTACGGATTCGAAGTACAGACGCTGACGGGACTGTCACCGGACGACCAGCCGACGCCGAAGGATATCGAGCGGGCCCAAGAGATCATTGCCGAGCACGACCTCCAGTACGTCTGCGCGGATCCGCTCGAATCCCAGACCGCGGCGAACCAGCTCGTCGAAGAAACCGACGCCACCGAAGTCCTGCCGCTGACGCCGATTCCCGGACAGACCCAGGAGTGGGCCGACGAGGACTGGGGCTATGTCGAGATCATGGAAAACATCAATCTCGAGACGCTGAAGCAGGCCCTCGACGCAGAATGA